In Phyllopteryx taeniolatus isolate TA_2022b chromosome 6, UOR_Ptae_1.2, whole genome shotgun sequence, one genomic interval encodes:
- the LOC133479005 gene encoding 14-3-3-like protein translates to MSGETKEYLIKKAKLAEQAERYDDMAAAMKSATENNDVELTSEQRNLLSVAYKNVVGGRRSSWRVLASIEGKAENDRKKELAKEYREKIEAELKGICQDVLDLLKVHLIPKATSPESKVFYLKMKGDYHRYQAEVATGDDKQEIIKDSEQAYQEAFDTSTQHMQPTNPIRLGLALNFSVFYYEIHNSPEKACQLAQTAFDNAIAELETLNDDSYKDSTLIMQLLRDNLTLWNSDNQCEDV, encoded by the exons ATGAGTGGGGAAACCAAGGAGTACTTGATCAAAAAGGCCAAACTGGCTGAGCAAGCGGAGCGGTATGACGACATGGCTGCCGCGATGAAGTCTGCAACAGAAAATAATGACGTAGAACTGACCAGCGAGCAGCGCAACCTGCTTTCTGTGGCCTACAAGAATGTAGTTGGGGGCCGTCGTTCTTCTTGGCGTGTTTTGGCCAGCATTGAGGGGAAGGCAGAAAACGACAGAAAAAAGGAATTAGCCAAAGAGTACCGGGAGAAAATTGAGGCTGAGCTCAAGGGAATCTGCCAGGATGTTCTG GATCTCTTGAAAGTTCATCTCATTCCAAAAGCCACTTCGCCGGAGAGCAAAGTCTTCTATTTGAAAATGAAAGGTGACTACCACCGCTACCAGGCCGAAGTGGCAACGGGGGATGACAAGCAGG AAATCATCAAAGACTCCGAACAAGCCTACCAAGAGGCTTTTGACACCAGCACACAACACATGCAGCCCACAAACCCAATCCGTCTTGGTCTTGCACTCAATTTCTCCGTTTTTTACTATGAGATTCACAACTCGCCTGAAAAGGCCTGCCAACTGGCTCAAACT GCTTTTGACAATGCCATTGCAGAGCTGGAAACGCTGAATGACGATTCATACAAAGACAGTACACTTATCATGCAGCTACTGAGAGACAACTTGACA TTGTGGAATTCTGACAACCAATGTGAGGATGTATAG